From Aliamphritea hakodatensis:
CTTCCGGGCATTCCGCAAAGCCGTTGGAGTTTCTCCGGGGCAGTATCGCCAGCAGGCACTGATGCAACAGAGCGGATCAGCCTGAAATCGGTGCAGTTTCGGCAGTAATCTGATCTATAGTAAGTATCCGGGCAGACGCCATCATCATAAAAGCAGGTACGCATATGCTGACACTGGCATTCGATGTTTACGGCACACTGATTGATACCAGAGGCGTGGTATCGCAACTACAGACAATGATAGGCCCGCAGGCAGAAGCTTTCTCCCGCTGCTGGCGGGATAAGCAGCTTGAATACAGTTTTCGCCGGGGCCTGATGCAGGACTACCAACCGTTCAGCCACTGCACCCGGGACGCACTGCAATACACCGACAATCTGCTCGGAACCGGCCTCACTCAGGCGCAGCAGGCACAGCTGATGCAGGCCTATACCCGGTTACCGGCCTTCGCAGACGCAGATCCTTCCCTGACTGCCTTACAGACAGCCGGCCATCGCCTCTACGCATTCTCGAACGGCCAGGAAGCAGCGGTCACTG
This genomic window contains:
- a CDS encoding haloacid dehalogenase type II, with translation MLTLAFDVYGTLIDTRGVVSQLQTMIGPQAEAFSRCWRDKQLEYSFRRGLMQDYQPFSHCTRDALQYTDNLLGTGLTQAQQAQLMQAYTRLPAFADADPSLTALQTAGHRLYAFSNGQEAAVTELLQQAGIHGYFEAVISVDAVRSFKPCPAVYQHFLHSARSHRQHTWLISGNPFDITGARHAGWHAAWIQRDPAQPFDPWEQQPDLILPGLEALADNLPAT